The Prionailurus bengalensis isolate Pbe53 chromosome A3, Fcat_Pben_1.1_paternal_pri, whole genome shotgun sequence genome includes a window with the following:
- the ATP5F1E gene encoding ATP synthase subunit epsilon, mitochondrial, with protein MVAYWRQAGLSYIRYSQICAKAVRDALKTEFKANAEKTSGSTVKIVKVKKE; from the exons ATGGTGGCGTACTGGCGACAGGCTGGACTCAG CTACATCCGATACTCCCAGATTTGTGCAAAAGCAGTGAGAGATGCACtgaagacagaattcaaagcaaatgCCGAGAAGACTTCTGGCAGCACCGTGAAAATTGTGAAAGTGAAGAAGGAGTAA
- the PRELID3B gene encoding PRELI domain containing protein 3B — protein MKIWTSEHVFDHPWETVTTAAMQKYPNPMNPSVVGVDVLDRHIDRSGKLHSHRLLSTEWGLPSIVKSLIGAARTKTYVQEHSVVDPVDRTMELKSTNISFTNMVSVDERLIYKPHPQDPGKTVLTQEAIITVKGVSLSSYLEGLMASTISSNANKGREAMEWVIHKLNAEIEELAASARGSIRTPMAAAAFVEK, from the exons ATGAAGATCTGGACTTCAGAGCACGTCTTTGA CCACCCTTGGGAAACCGTTACGACAGCTGCAATGCAGAAATACCCAAACCCTATGAACCCGAGTGTGGTTGGGGTGGACGTACTGGACAGGCATATAGATCGCTCTGGAAAGTTGCACAGCCATAGACTTCTCAGCACAGAGTGGGGACTGCCTTCCATTGTGAAATCT CTTATTGGTGCAGCAAGAACAAAAACATACGTGCAAGAACATTCTGTAGTTGATCCCGTAGACAGAACAATGGAACTTAAATCTACTAAT atttcatttacaaatatggTTTCAGTAGATGAGAGACTCATATACAAACCACATCCTCAGGACCCAGGAAA AACTGTTTTGACTCAAGAAGCCATAATCACCGTGAAAGGAGTCAGTCTCAGCAGTTACCTTGAAGGACTAATGGCGAGTACGATATCTTCAAATGCTAATAAA GGCCGAGAAGCGATGGAGTGGGTAATACATAAGTTAAATGCCGAGATTGAAGAATTGGCGGCTTCGGCGAGAGGGAGCATAAGGACACCGATGGCAGCGGCGGCATTTGTAGAGAAGTGA